Sequence from the Gemmatimonadota bacterium genome:
AATGGCGCAAGGACTATTTAGCCATCTGAGCAATGGCACCTACGACGCCTATAGCGCAGGCGTTAGCCCTACAACAGTCAACCCACTGGCCATTTGCGCCATGCGTGAAATCGGCATCGACATATCCCACCACACATCCGACAGCATCGAACAATATCTCAATCGAGACTTTGACCTCGTCATCACCGTTTGCGACAACGCCCAAGAAAATTGTCCCATCTTCCCGGGCACCAAAAACACGCGACACTGGCCCTTTGAAGACCCCGCCGATGCCCGGGGAACAGAAGAAGAGCGAATGCGCGTATTCCGCAAAGTGCGCGACGAAATACGCGACAAAATCGCAAACTTCCTCCAAAAAAG
This genomic interval carries:
- a CDS encoding arsenate reductase ArsC, whose translation is MAQGLFSHLSNGTYDAYSAGVSPTTVNPLAICAMREIGIDISHHTSDSIEQYLNRDFDLVITVCDNAQENCPIFPGTKNTRHWPFEDPADARGTEEERMRVFRKVRDEIRDKIANFLQKRKASK